Sequence from the Streptosporangium brasiliense genome:
GGCGAGCTGCGCTCACGCCAGGCCAGGGGCACCGCGACCCCCGAGGAGGCACGCGTCGCCAACGCCGAGCTCCGCCGCATGCAGCGCGAGCGGGGCAACTACTTCGAGGAGATCGAGAAGGCCGCGGCCGAGGCGCTCTCCGCGGTCGGCTACCGCACCGGCGCGCTGTCGCAGAGCACCGTCCAGGCCCTGGTCACCCACTTCGGCTACACCGTTCAGACGGTCCAGGACCTGCCCCGCACCGTCCGCTCGATCACCGACCTGCGCAACCGGCGCATCTACGTCAAGCACGAGCAGCTCGGCATGCACACCCCGCGCACCATCCTGCTGCAGACTCTCGGCCACCTGGCCCTCGGCCACCACAAGCCCCGCGACTTCGCCGACTTCCTCCGCCAGCGGACCGAGGCCAACTACTTCGCCGCCGCCGTGCTGGTGCCCGAGGCCACCGCCGTGCCGTATCTCAGGGAGGCCAAACAGGACCGCGCGCTGAGCGTGGAGGACCTGCGGGACGTCTTCGCCGTCTCCTACGAGATGGCCGCGCACCGCTTCACCAACCTGGCCACCCACTTCCTGGACCTGACCTGCCACTTCGTCCGCAACGACGCCGGCGGGATCATCTACAAGGCGTACGAGAACGACGGCATCGTCTTCCCCGCCGACGAGCAGGGCGCGATCGAGGGCCAGCGGATGTGCCTGCAGTGGTCGGGACGGCAGGTCTTCCGCTCCCCGGACAGGTTCTCCGTCTTCTACCAGTACTCCGACTCGCCCACCGGCACCTACTTCTGCGTCGCCCACGTCGACCCGTCCCGGGAGCGGGACTTCGCCATCACCCTCGGCGTGCCGTACCGCGAGTCACGCTGGTTCCGCGGCAGGGAGACCACCCACCGCACCAAGTCCGGCTGCCCCACCGGCGACTGCTGCCGCCGCCCGCCCGCCGAGCTCACCCAGCGCTGGGAGGGCTACGCCTGGCCCTCGGCGCGCGGCAACTCCCACATCCTGGCCGCCCTGCCCCCCGGGTCCTTCCCCGGCGTGGACGAGGCCGACGTCTACACCTTCCTGGAGCGTCACGCCCTGGAGTGACCCCGCGACAGCGTGAGCGACGGGTGGCCGAAGAACTGGTAGGCGGGCCCCGTGGCGGGCACCTGGCAGCGCAGGGAGCGCAGCACCTCCGCGGGGGGCTCGCCGGCGAGACAGCGGCGGTAGAACTCCGGCGCCAGGCCGTCGCCGACGGGCCAGAGCGGGGCGACCACCCCGCTGGCCCCCGCCAGCAGGAAGGCCTGGCAGTCTCCGGGCTCCTCCAGGAAGACGAACGGGCCCTCGCCCATGTCCCGGCCCAGGGCCTCGGACGCCGTCCCCCCGGCGGTGAAGTGGATCAGGTCCGGCGGCTCGGCGAGCATGGCCAGGACGTCGCCGAGCACGGGGGTGACCCGGGCGGCGCCGTACGCGGCGACCAGCGGGTGGACCTCCGCCCCGCCGTACACGACCGCCATGCTCTCGCCCCGCGCGCGCGTCGGCGGAGGCAGCTCGGGCCGCCGGCCGCCGAGGGGCCAACGGCCGGTCACCGTCTGGCAGTTCAGCAGGGCGGGGACGGACCCGTCGAACGGCTGCTCCAGCGTGGCCAGCTCCCAGGGGATGTGCGGCTCCTGCGACAGCACCAGCACGCTCGGCCGGCGTGGGGCCACGCGCCCGGCCACCGCGTGCAGCAGCTCCCAGAAACCCCGGGGGATCTTGGAGGCGACCCGCCGGCCCATGTCCTCGACGCTGTGCGCCTGCTCCGCCACGTGCCGCCCGAACTCGGAGGTCCGCATCCCCAGCTCACAGATCTCGGCCTGGTCCGGCGTGGTGAAGTGCGGGGACTGGTAGGTCCACCACAGCCGCCCCGGCCGGTCGCCGTGGACGACGACCACCGTGACGTCCGCCGGCTCCCCGCCGCCGGCCACCCGGACCCGGGTGCCCGCGACCGGCTGCGGGACGCTCTCCCGGCCGAGCATGCCGGGAGAGTCGAGGACCGCGAGCGCGCGCACGCCGAACCCGGTCACCTGGCCGCCGACCGCGTGGATCGCCTGGATCTGCCGGGCGAGCGCCGGCTGCTCCTGCGGGAGAGCGACCAGGCGGACCGCCGCCCTCGGGTACGGCGAAGCCCCGTCGACGCGCAGCCGTACCCGCCATCCGCCGGGCGCCTCGAACCCCTCGGCGATGAGCTGGATGTCCAGATCGGCCGGCCCGTGGACGAAGGGGGCCGCGCCGGGGACCTCCCCGGCCGGGGCGACGGCGCCGGGGGCGACGGTGCCGGGCGGGGGAGCGGTCCCCGGGGAGGGGGCGGCCCCGGGTGCGGGGAGGGCCCCGGCGCCCGGTGCGGGGGCGGCTGCGGCCGGGGGGCCGCCGGGGGAGAGACCGACCTGGACCTCGACCCCCCAGCCCGCCACCACCTCGTCGGCCACCTCGATCAGCGGGAACGCCTCCCACTCCGCGCCGGCGGGCGCCGGCTGCCTGCGCCGCCTGCGGAAGGCCCCGGTCAGCCGGTCGAGCACGGAGGGGCCGCGCTCCGGCGCCGTGGGGGCGGGGGGCATCGAGGAGGCGGGGGACGGCGGGGGAAGGGGAGGCGCGGGAGGGGGCGATCCGTGCTGGGGCCCGGTCCCGTGCTCGGCGGGCGGATCGGCGGGCATCCCCGCGGCAGCCTCGCCGGGCCACGGCCGGTCCGGTCCGCCCTGGCCGTACGGGGCCGGGGCGGGGCTCGCCGAGCCCGCGGGATCGGGGGCCGCGGGCGCCGGAGCGGACGGCGGGTCCTGGCTCACGGGCCCCGGCGGCACGGCCGGCCCCTCGGCCGCGGCCTGCTCGTTCAGCCGGCGCAGTACGGTGAACCGTTCCCAGGCGGGGCCGTACTGGGCGATGAGCATCACGATGACGTCGGCCAGCGGACCGGGCTCCTGGACACCCTCCTCCGCCAGCAGCGGGTCGAGCCGCTCCCGCAGCTCCCCGGAGGCTCCGCCCAGCAAATGGTCAAGCTCGTCACGGACGGCACGGGCCGCCCTCATCACCGCCACCGGGTCCATGCCGCCCCCTCGCTCCGGTCTGCCTCGATCTTCCCATCTGTGGGAGAGATCGGGATCCGGTACCTGGTGACAATCAGTGCCGCATAGGCTGATAGCCGTCGATTCCGCGATGATGGGAAAGGTGGGCTGTGCTGCCTGAAGTGGAGGCATGGCTACGTGGGCGCACCTCATCATCGGCCGACTGGCCGTTGCCGTGGCTGCTGGAGGCCAAAGGCGACACGACGGTCAGCGTCGTGCTGCCCGCCCGTGACGAGGAGGAGACGGTCGGGGAGATCGTCACCGCGATCCGGCGTGATCTGATGGAGACGGTGCCCCTCGTCGACGAGCTGGTGGTCATCGACTCCCGTTCCGTCGACGAGACCGCCGCGCGCGCCGCGCGGGCGGGGGCCAGGGTGATCGCGCAGGACGAGATCCTGCCCGACCTGAAACCGATGGACGGCAAGGGCGAGGCGCTGTGGAAGTCCCTCGCGGTGACCTCCGGTGACCTGCTGGTCTTCATCGACGCCGATCTGCGCGAGTTCAGCACGTCGTTCGTGACCGGGCTGCTCGGCCCGCTGCTCGGCGACCCGGGCGTGGCCTACGTCAAGGGCTGCTACGAGCGGCCGCTGCAGAACGTGCAGAGCGGCGGCGGCCGGGTCACCGAGCTCGTCGCGCGTCCCCTGCTCAACCTGCACTGGCCGCTGCTGGCCGGGTTCGTGCAGCCCCTGGCGGGGGAGTACGCCGGGCGCCGGTCCGTGCTGGAGCGGGTCCCGTTCGTCACCGGTTACGGCGTGGAGCTGGGCCTGCTGATCGACCTGCTGGAGCTCGCCGGCCTCGACGGCCTCGCCCAGGTCGACCTGGGCCGCCGCGTCCACTCCCACCAGTCGACCGAGGCGCTCGGCGGCATGGCCGCCCAGATCCTGCAGACCTCCTGGTCCCGTCTCGAACGCCAGGACAAGATGGTCTCGCTGCACACGCCGTCGCGCCGGCTGGTGCAGTTCCGCCGGGGCCCCAGCGGTCACCGCGCGACCGTCCGCGACGTGGCCGTGGCCGAGCGCCCCCCGATGATCACCGTCTCCGGATACCACTCCCACGCCGCGGACTGACCGGCCACCCGGCCTTTCCTCCTCGGCGTGCCGGCCCTGACGGCCGCCGCGCGCGCCGGCCGTACCCCGTGCTCCGCCGGCCTCCACGGCCGGGATCGCGGACCGGAACCGTGGCCGCCGCCGTGTTGCGCGGAGCGGTCCACCCGCCAGTAAGGTAGGGGTGTTACCGGTGGTAACCCTTCTCGGGAGGAGTGCGCGATGAGCGAGACCGGCTTCTGTCCGGAGTTGAGCGAGGACGTGCGGGAGGTGCGCGACTGGGTGCACCGGTTCGCCCGGTCCGTCGTCCGCCCGGCCGGCGCCGAATGGGACGAGCGCGAGGAGACGCCCTGGCCGGTCATCCAGGAAGCCGCCAAGATCGGGCTCTACTCGCTCGACTTCTTCGCCCAGCAGTGGTTCGAGCCGAGCGGCCTCGGCCTGACGGTCGCGTTCGAGGAGCTCTTCTGGGGAGACGCGGGCATCGGCCTGTCCATCGTCGGCACCGGTCTCGCCGCCGCGGCCCTGTCCGCGAGCGGCACCCCCGAGCAGATGGGGGAGTGGCTCCCGCAGATGTTCGGCACCCCCGACGACGTCAGGCTCGGCGCGTTCTGCGCCTCCGAGCCCGACGCCGGATCCGACGTGGGAGCCATCCGCACCCGCGCCGTCCGCTCCGGCGACGACTGGATCCTGAACGGGGTGAAGACCTGGGCGACCAACGGCGGCATCGCCGACGTCCACGTCGTCGTCGCGTCGGTGGACCCCTCGCTGGGCGCCCGGGGCCAGGCGTCCTTCGTCGTCCCGCCCGGCACGCCGGGGCTGTCGATGGGGCAGAAGTTCAGAAAGCACGGCATCCGCGCCTCCCACACCGCCGAGGTGATCCTCGACAACGTGCGCGTGCCGGCCGCGTGCCTGCTCGGCGGCGCGGAGAAGCTCGACGCCAGGCTCGAACGCGTCCGCTCCGGCGAGCGGGCCGGCGAGCAGGGCGCGATGCGGACCTTCGAGACCACCCGCCCGTCGGTGGCGGCCATGGCCGTGGGCATCGCCCGGGCGGGATACGAGTACGCCCGTGACTACGCCCGGGAGCGCGAGCAGTTCGGCCGTAAGATCGGCGAGAACCAGGCGGTCGCCTTCCTGCTGGCCGACATGGCCACCCGCGTCGACATCGCCCGGCTGATGACCTGGCGCGCGGCCTGGATGGCCCGTAACAACCGCGCCTTCGACCAGGCCGAGGGTTCGATGTGCAAGCTGGTGGCGGGCGAGACCGCGGTCTGGGTCACCGAGCAGGCCATCCAGATCCTCGGCGGAGCCGGCTACACCCGCGAACACCCGGTCGAGCGCTTCCACCGCGACGCCAAGATCTACACCATCTTCGAGGGCACCAGCGAGATCCAGCGCCTGATCATTGGCCGCGCCGTCACCGGTCTGCCGGTCCGCTGAGAACGCCGCCCAGGAGCCTTGCCGGCGCGGCGGGTTCCTGAACGGCCGATACCGGCGGGGCTCCGTTGTAGGACCAGGGGCACAGGACGTCGAAGTAGACCTCGACTTGCGTGATCGCTTGGTCCTTCAGTCGGACGCCGGGGTGGGTGTCGTGACCTGTCCGGGCCGGCTCGGTCGTGGCGGGGTTGCGCGCCGCAGGGTCAGGGGCGGCAGGGCGAGCGCGATGAGCGGCCGATCTCAGCCGCGCGCGTCGCCGGCGGGGATGAGCAGGGTCTTGCCGGTGGTGGTCCGCGACTCGATCGCTCGATGCGCGGCGGCTGCCGCGTCGAGCGGGAAGGTCTGGCCGATGACCGGCCGCAACTTCCCGTCGGCGGCCAGGTTCAGCGCATCGACGACGAGCGCGCGGGTCTGGGCGGGGCTCGGCGCGGCGGTGAGCCCGATGACGTCGATGGAGCGGGCCCGGAGCTCGCCCTCGTCGAGGTCGGCGTCGGCGCCGCTGGCCATTCCGTAGACGCTCACGCGTCCGCCTTCACGCAGCGCGCCGATCGCCTCGGTGCCGATCCGGCCGCCGACCCCGTCGAAGACGAGATCGAGCCCGGTGCCGCCGGTCGCCTCCATCACCCGATCCACCCAGTCGGGCCGGGAGTAGTCGACATAGGAGGCCGCGCCCAGCGAGGTGACCAGCCCCGCCTTGCCGGCGCCTCGGGCGGCGCCGATCACGTGGGCGTCCGCGGTGGCGGCGAGCTGCACCAGCAGGCTGCCGACACCTCCCCCCGCGGCCTCCACGAGGACCCGATCGCCCGGCTTGATCTCCGCCTGCCGGTACAGCAGCAACGCCGTACGCCCGTCGGCCAGCAGCGCGACCGCGTCCTTGAGCTCCAGGCCCGCGGGGACCGGGACCGCGTCCTGGGCCCGAGCCAGCGCCAGCTCGGCATAACCGCCCTCGCCGCCGGTGGTGGTGACCACGACCGTCCCCACCAGGTCCGGGTCCACGTCCGGTCCGACGGCGGCGATGCGACCGCCCACGCCGTTGCCGGGTATGCGGGGCAGTGCGGGCCTGCCGAACGGCCCCTTGCCCGAGCGCACCTGCGTCTCGACGAACGTGATGCTCGCGTACGCCACCGCGACGAGCACCTGTCCCGGCCCCGGCACGGGATCTTCGACCTGCCGCGTCCGCAGTGTCTCCGGCCCGCCGAACTCTTCCATCACCACAGCCCGCATGACACTCCCTCAAACGGATAAAAACGCTTCGTTTGAGAACATATAACGGAGCGAATCGCTCCGCAAGGCGGCTACAGTGAGCGCATGGCACGCAAAGCCCCCCGGCACGCAGAAGCCGAACGCAACGACCACGCCCTCCTGGAGGCCGCCAAGAAGGTCCTGGCCGTGGACGGAGCCCATGCGTCGGTGGCGACGATCGCCGCACGCGCCGGAGTCGGCATCGCCAGCCTCTACCGCCGCTACCGTTCCAAGGACGAGCTCTTCCAGCACCTGTGCGCGCTCTCCCTCGACCAGTGGATTCAGGCCGCCGAACGCGGTCTGCGGCACGACGACCCCTGGGAGGGGCTCGCTCACTACATCGGCGCCTGCGTCGAGTTCAGTGGCGGCTCCCTCGGGCCGCTGGCCAGCACGATCGCCGTCACCGACGAGATGGCCGCCAAGTTCACCAGGTCGGAGGAGCTCATGCGGGACCTGGTGGCTCGCGCGCATGCCGCCGGAGTGCTCAGGCCGGACGCCACGGCCATGGACATCTCGCTACTGATCGAACAGCTCGGCAAGTCCCCCCTGATCGAACAGCTTGACCGGCAGGGGCGCACCGACCTGATCGACGCGGCCCACAACGCCCGGAAGCGTACGATCGCCATCGCTCTCGACGGTCTGCGCCCCGGTCACCCCCGACTGCCCGGGACCCCACCCCCTCCCGCGCTCCTCACCGAACGCTGGGAGTACGCCCCCGCAGATGTGTCACCGCCCGAGGACGGTGACGAGGCGACGGCCACGGTCTGAGCACGCCGCTCCTGGGAGAGCGGCGTGCTGCCGTACCCATGGTCAGTCGCCTCGGACCTCGCAGCCCGCCGCTTCCAGCGCGTCGATGACCAGACGCTCGGGGACGGGGCCGTCGGTGAGAATGGAAACTCGCCCGGTCTCCGGCGTCAGTTCCACTCCCACGATGCCCGGCACCTGGATGAGCTCGACTCGAATGCTGTCCAGACAGTGCGCACAGGTCTCGGACGAGATTTCCGAGACTTGATAGGAAACGAGACTGTAGGCGACGGTGATCATGCCGTTCTCCTCTGGTTAACGTGGACGACAGGGTGTGGGCATCGACTCGAGTCCGCCTCCGCCACCATCGTGGCGTAGTCGCGCAGGGAAGATCGAGGGCAACCGGCTTCCGGAACCCGCCATGACGGGAACCGGAAGTGGCTTCGGTAGCATGAGCCGATCATCATGACTGAGACCACAGACGATCACGTCGCATATGAGCTGTACGCTCGCATGCACGAGCAGGGGGAGTCGCCGGCAGAGGCCGCCGGAGCGCTCGGGCTCGCGGCTGCGGATGTCGCCCGGGCCAGGCAGCGGTTGTCACGGCTGAGCCTTTTCAATTCCCAGACAGAGACGACTGTGGATTCCACGGTCGCTCTCGCACGCATCCTGGAGTCCCAGCACCGGGCGCTGGACCAGATGCTGGAGCAGCACGTGATGACGGCGTCGCTGGTCAAAGACTATTTGGGCGTCACCGCCAGGCGCGGGGACGACATCAGTGTGGAGTTCTACGAGCGGGCCCGCGTGAGCGCCCTCCATCAGCGGATCGACGAGTGCGCCGCGATGGTCAAGCATGAAGTGGTCGCGATGCATCCTCCGGCGAAATGGACACGCGATGGTCTCGAGGCGGCCCTGGTCAACAACCGGCGCAACCTGGACCGGGGGGTGCGCATACGCTCCATCCACGCCCAGCGGATGGTCGCCGATCCGCTGATCCGCGAATTCATTCCGGTGTGGTTGGCCGCGGGCCTTGAGGTCAGGGTCACGCCGGTGATTCCCACGAGGATGCTCATCTATGACCGGCAGGTCGCGATTGTGCAGTCGGAACCCGGCGACCTCGCCGGAGGCGCGGTGCTCATCCGTGGGACCCTCCTGGTGAGGTCTTTGACCGCACTGTTCGAAACGGTCTGGACGGCGGCTTCGGAGCCCCGTGACATCCCCCGCGCCGCCGACGGCGCTGCGCTGACAGACCAGCAGACAGCGGTGCTCCGCCTGCTGGCCACCGGGGCGAAGGACGAGGCCATCGCGCGGACGCTGGGTGTGTCGACACGCACGGTCACCCGGATCGTCGGGGAGCTCACGGCGCTGTTGGGGGCGGGCAGCCGTTTT
This genomic interval carries:
- a CDS encoding heavy-metal-associated domain-containing protein, whose protein sequence is MITVAYSLVSYQVSEISSETCAHCLDSIRVELIQVPGIVGVELTPETGRVSILTDGPVPERLVIDALEAAGCEVRGD
- a CDS encoding acyl-CoA dehydrogenase family protein, with amino-acid sequence MSETGFCPELSEDVREVRDWVHRFARSVVRPAGAEWDEREETPWPVIQEAAKIGLYSLDFFAQQWFEPSGLGLTVAFEELFWGDAGIGLSIVGTGLAAAALSASGTPEQMGEWLPQMFGTPDDVRLGAFCASEPDAGSDVGAIRTRAVRSGDDWILNGVKTWATNGGIADVHVVVASVDPSLGARGQASFVVPPGTPGLSMGQKFRKHGIRASHTAEVILDNVRVPAACLLGGAEKLDARLERVRSGERAGEQGAMRTFETTRPSVAAMAVGIARAGYEYARDYAREREQFGRKIGENQAVAFLLADMATRVDIARLMTWRAAWMARNNRAFDQAEGSMCKLVAGETAVWVTEQAIQILGGAGYTREHPVERFHRDAKIYTIFEGTSEIQRLIIGRAVTGLPVR
- a CDS encoding zinc-binding dehydrogenase, with product MRAVVMEEFGGPETLRTRQVEDPVPGPGQVLVAVAYASITFVETQVRSGKGPFGRPALPRIPGNGVGGRIAAVGPDVDPDLVGTVVVTTTGGEGGYAELALARAQDAVPVPAGLELKDAVALLADGRTALLLYRQAEIKPGDRVLVEAAGGGVGSLLVQLAATADAHVIGAARGAGKAGLVTSLGAASYVDYSRPDWVDRVMEATGGTGLDLVFDGVGGRIGTEAIGALREGGRVSVYGMASGADADLDEGELRARSIDVIGLTAAPSPAQTRALVVDALNLAADGKLRPVIGQTFPLDAAAAAHRAIESRTTTGKTLLIPAGDARG
- a CDS encoding glucosyl-3-phosphoglycerate synthase, with product MLPEVEAWLRGRTSSSADWPLPWLLEAKGDTTVSVVLPARDEEETVGEIVTAIRRDLMETVPLVDELVVIDSRSVDETAARAARAGARVIAQDEILPDLKPMDGKGEALWKSLAVTSGDLLVFIDADLREFSTSFVTGLLGPLLGDPGVAYVKGCYERPLQNVQSGGGRVTELVARPLLNLHWPLLAGFVQPLAGEYAGRRSVLERVPFVTGYGVELGLLIDLLELAGLDGLAQVDLGRRVHSHQSTEALGGMAAQILQTSWSRLERQDKMVSLHTPSRRLVQFRRGPSGHRATVRDVAVAERPPMITVSGYHSHAAD
- a CDS encoding TetR/AcrR family transcriptional regulator; this translates as MARKAPRHAEAERNDHALLEAAKKVLAVDGAHASVATIAARAGVGIASLYRRYRSKDELFQHLCALSLDQWIQAAERGLRHDDPWEGLAHYIGACVEFSGGSLGPLASTIAVTDEMAAKFTRSEELMRDLVARAHAAGVLRPDATAMDISLLIEQLGKSPLIEQLDRQGRTDLIDAAHNARKRTIAIALDGLRPGHPRLPGTPPPPALLTERWEYAPADVSPPEDGDEATATV
- a CDS encoding helix-turn-helix transcriptional regulator yields the protein MTETTDDHVAYELYARMHEQGESPAEAAGALGLAAADVARARQRLSRLSLFNSQTETTVDSTVALARILESQHRALDQMLEQHVMTASLVKDYLGVTARRGDDISVEFYERARVSALHQRIDECAAMVKHEVVAMHPPAKWTRDGLEAALVNNRRNLDRGVRIRSIHAQRMVADPLIREFIPVWLAAGLEVRVTPVIPTRMLIYDRQVAIVQSEPGDLAGGAVLIRGTLLVRSLTALFETVWTAASEPRDIPRAADGAALTDQQTAVLRLLATGAKDEAIARTLGVSTRTVTRIVGELTALLGAGSRFQAGVRAARLGLLD
- a CDS encoding helix-turn-helix domain-containing protein; translated protein: MASLVGEEPLSLTQELDLIAFGQRLRHLRKQRGLTLSDLGERVSRAPSQLSLLENGKREPKLSLLKSLAAALNVPVEELLRRQAPNRRAQLEMALEEAQRDPLYAGLGLARLKVSARVPNDVLEHILGLYGELRSRQARGTATPEEARVANAELRRMQRERGNYFEEIEKAAAEALSAVGYRTGALSQSTVQALVTHFGYTVQTVQDLPRTVRSITDLRNRRIYVKHEQLGMHTPRTILLQTLGHLALGHHKPRDFADFLRQRTEANYFAAAVLVPEATAVPYLREAKQDRALSVEDLRDVFAVSYEMAAHRFTNLATHFLDLTCHFVRNDAGGIIYKAYENDGIVFPADEQGAIEGQRMCLQWSGRQVFRSPDRFSVFYQYSDSPTGTYFCVAHVDPSRERDFAITLGVPYRESRWFRGRETTHRTKSGCPTGDCCRRPPAELTQRWEGYAWPSARGNSHILAALPPGSFPGVDEADVYTFLERHALE